The genomic window TATTCCAATTCAGGTAAATCAAGGCTATGAAAAAAATTGTCCGTGTAATCACATTCCAATAAAATAAAATCTTTGTCTTCGAAGGGACCTGAATTATTTCTGTTGCTGTTTACCACAAGATAAAGCTCTCTGAGATTTTGTGCTGTCAGGCTGATCTCCAATCCTATCAGGCTATCGCCGGGAAGTAGTTTGGTTTGTGTATAATAGATGCCTAGTAATGCACCGCCTGTTTCCGGATTGCCATTATAAAACGAAACGGCAAGACTGCTGTCTGCTTGTGCAGAAGCATCGCTGCGATTGTACAAATCAAAATTTACAATATACTCATTTGTACTTTCATCATAGCGAATACAAAATATTGTTCCGTACAAACTCGCCGCAGGAACTTTGTAATTTCCTGCCGAGTCCAACAGGGTTTTTTGGGCCATGAAGTTATTGTATCGTCCATTCTGATAAGTTGCCTGATTTTTTTGTACTCGTGGCACTGTGAGATCATCATTGATGTAGAGTGGATTGTAGGCGTATTGATTCCAGATCGGACGGGCAGGTGCCCAGGGCAGACTGTCCGGTGGACCAAAGATCGTGAGGTGGCCGATATAATTTGTGTCCCTACATACGGTACATATTCTAGAACTTCCATGCTCATCAATACCTACTATTGTGGGATACTCGAACCATGTTCCAGCCATGCACTCTACTTTGTCCACCACATAAGGAATGGTATCATTGAATGCCAGAATCCTAAGGTGAAGTGAATCCCGCAATACCATTTCTTGTCTGCCATCACCGTCAAAATCAAATAGACTCACTCCCAATGAGCCGGACTCGTCTTGATTGGGCAATGACCACTGTAATTTGAGTTGTGTAGTTCCATCATAGATATAAGAATAAGTAATATTCACCCGATCAAATATCAAACTCGGATAAATAGAATTTGAGATTTTTCCAATAGATACAATTCCTATAAAATTGTATGGAGAGGGAGGATAACATTTGGCTATTAATTTTGGATTCCCTGTGTTGTCCAGGCAATATGCATAGACCAGTCCGGAATTATTGGCCCTTGCCGAAGCTACTACTACATCCAATTTTCCGTCAAGATTTACATCTGCTATAGAAGTAAGTCCATCTCGATATTCTTTGTCCACCATTATGTTGCTTGCGGTCATGGTATTTCCGACACGACCATTCTTGTTGGTAATTTTTACCTTATAAATGGAATAACCGGCAGCAAGCTCTAAGTCTGCAGGATCATCATCCAATTGTGCAGCTACTGAAATAGGAAAAGGCACTGTTAAAAAAGTGTCACGACTTATGCCTATTGCATTATTGCTTCCATCTACTAGTAACACTCCCGTCTGTGCATTAAATATTTTATTGTTGATATACAATTCCGGAACCCCATCCATATTAAAATCGGACAATGCTAATCCTCCTGTTCTATAATAAGGTCTAAATTGACTCCCTGGGATATCAGAAACCCATCTTATATTTCCATTGTAATCACAGCATTTTATTTTATCTTTAGTCCGATCAAAATAATCTTCAAATATAAAAAGTAATTCTGATTTATGATCTCCATCTATATCAAATAAAGCTCTTGTACTTGTATTATTATCATTTTGAGGGATAGGAAATTCATTTAATAAAATGTTACTTTTTAAATTAAATAATTTCAAATAATAATTATAATTACTAATTATAACTTCTGGCATACAATCTCCATTCCAATCCGTAACTAAGGGAAAATCATAAAAATCAATGGTATCTGCCGGAACAGTTTTAGTTCCAATTTTGATAGGTTTTTTTTCAAATTTTGAACTTCTGTAACATTTTAAGGTATCGGTATAATCAATGCAATTTTGACTGCATAGCCTTTTTGAATTTAAACCAATAAGTATTAAACTAAATACAAGAAAGTTAAAACTAGAGAATAGCTTATTCATATCAAAGAAAAATCAAAATAGTCGGGGCACCTACCCCCGACTATTTTGATTTTAAGGTTTAATGTTGTAAAATAAATTTAACGACTTTCATTTTCCCCCCCGGAGTGAAATACTTAATAAAGTACAAACCTGAAGGTAAATGTCTAAGATCCAATTCTTTTCTTTGTTCAATTTTTTGGTGAGGCAATATCAATTTCTGATCTATGCTAAATAGTTCAAACTTAATATTTTCATGACTAGATTGGAGCGTAATAATCCCTGTGTTAGAAGGATTAGGAAAAACTAACAGGTCCACCGTATTTAGATTCGTTTTCTGCTTTTTACTACGATAGTTGAGTCTTGAACAATCCGGCTTAGGAATAAAAATAGTTTTGAAGCAGGATGGTGCAGGACAATTACAGGCAGCATTATTACACTCATAAACGGTCAATGTAATGTCTGAGCTGTAAGGTCCAAGAGGGCCGGATGGAAGTGGCCCCATGACTCCTCCAGGCATGGTTTTGTAACACAAAAAATTGCCTGTGGACTTGACATCTAAGGTAAAATAATACAAATTGCCTTCCTCATTACAATACAAATCCTTCCTATAGACTTCCAGACCACAGCTCGCACTGCATGGTTTTGGAGGACAAACATTAATCAATACAGCAATATCGCAACCATTATTTATAAATTCAATCTTATAATTCTTACACTCTGTCCCGATGTTTCCTCCATTAATAGTACAAGGGATGGCGCCGGAACTGCAATTTGTAAATGAATTATTACTCAAATCTGTAACCATGTATGGCCCCCCCGTAGGTACAGTAAGATCAAAGGTCCAAGTATTGTTGGGATAGCAAGTTACATTTCTGATGGATAAATTATTAAAATCTTGACATAAGGCACTACAAAATGCAGGTGGAGTGATCTGGAAACTAAATAAACAACCATCCACATTTACAGTTAAAGTCCAAGGGCCTTCTTGTATGATAAAAGGTCCAAGATTTATGACAGCACTTCCATTTCCTGTTTTAAGCGTGTAGGGACCTGGTTCATTTGGATATGGGTTATTCAGTTGTCTTTGGATGATATACGAGTGACTGCCAATATTAATCATATCTAATTGAACATAATAATAATCATCAGACATAAGGTTGGTGGTATTATTGTTTTGACATTGACCGATGGCATGACTAACCCCAAAAGCAATAAAGTCATCATAACAAATTTCGACAGCATTACTATTTACAGGAGGTAATGAAACACCATTGGATTCATAGACAAACACAGTATACAAATCTCGGCATTGCCCCACCACAAAATTACTTATTGGAATGTCAAAGCAATATGTATTATTAATATAGTTGATTGAATAATTTGATATGTTGAAACCTGGGACATACATCGTATCTATTATCCAATTACCACATATTGATGGTAAAAGGAATGTACCACAAATCCTAATCGTATCTCCATAACAAGAATATTTATCAATCCCCAAACCAGAACTATTCAAGGAATGATCATACAATATATTTGTTCCAAATGAGCTAATGGAACAATCTTCACAGATTCCATCCACATAAGCATAGCCAAAATGTGCTCCACATCCACAATCAGCAGCAATGATACTTAAAGTTGCAATTTGACCAACTGCGCTTTGTGGTATATTTATTTTATGACACGTCCAATCGACTGTATCTATCTTCTCAAAATTACACAAAGTATCTGTTCTTATATTATCACATTCTAACATATCCGCATCAAAACAAAGAGTTTGTTCTGGTACTAAATCGCAAGATATACTGAACCAAGGTTGGCTATCTCCATGACCATCAGGATTCTCCAATATTGCAGCAAACCAAACTGCAAAATGACGATTCTCCTCTGTCACTCTAAATCTTTTTTGAATCCTGTTCACATCTTTATCTCCATCACATTGATCTAAATTACCGTACCTATTATTGAGCATCAAAGACTTGGAGCCGAACTTTGTCCTTGGAATTCCAATGAGTGGATCAGTACCTCCAGACACAATTTCAAACCTCCGATAATATGGTAAACTTACGTTATAATAGACTGACGGATTCCCACTATTCAAAGGTGTACAAGTTTTGCTTCCACTTGTATTTGTCGCAGCACGACCTTGGTAGTAGAGAAAATCTTGCTCGAATCCTCCATTATCGCAAATGAATGTATCCACTTGTGCATTTGACTGAGTGAACAAAAATATGGATGAAAGAATCAGAAATAGGGTTTTTCGCAGAAAGATTCTGGGATGTGGGATGTGGGATGTGGGATGTGGTTAAAATTAAATTTTGCTTTAAGACAATGTGTTTCATTATAATAAATTTATGGGTTAATAAAAAAAATTCCGGTTTTTGGGAATCGACTGTGTTGCTTTATTCTTTTTGAACCATAGGCAGTACTTTTTAGTATTCTATTTTCAAAGTTAAGAAAAATACAACGAATTGTCAATAAATATTTAATATATTTTTTAAAATAATATGTCGAGAAGGATTTACCGCACAAACTTCATTGATCCTTTAACGTTTATAGATGTGATTGCCTATTTTATTTCAACTTGTAAGACTATTTGATTATTATGGATCTCTTCTCAGTATCTGATCGTGCTTTAAACAAAGTAAAATTTGATAAAGCGTATACAAGACTAAACCCAAGGCAGCGTGAAGCTGTAGAAAGTATTGAGGGTCCTGTTATGGTAATAGCGGGTCCCGGTACCGGTAAGACACAGATTCTTTCTGTACGTATTGGAAATATTCTCAGAAAGACGGATACTGATCCAAGAAGTATATTGTGTCTCACATACACAGATTCCGGAGCGATGAATATGAGACAACGCTTGCTCGAGTTTATTGGAAGTGATGCATATTCAGTGGGTATTTTTACTTTTCACAGCTTTTGCAATAAAATCATCAAAGATCATCCCGATGAGTTTAGAATCCGAGATGGTCAGGAGAAAGTCTCAGACCTGGAATATGCTGAACTGCTCGAAGAAATTTTCGATGAATTGTCACCGGAAGATATACTCTATCATTCGCAGCAATTCAATCAAAATAATATATACAGATTAAAGCAGTTTCACGAACTGAGAAAAAAAGAAAACTGGGATCCAAATGACATCATTGCATTACTGGATGAGGAAGAAAAAAATGCTCCCGACGATCCACAGTTTCAGTACCAGATCAATCGTAAGCCCTTCAAAATAGGAGATCTCAATGTAAATAAACTCAATAAAGCCAGAGCTTCCTGGGAAAGAACCAGATCATTCTGCAGATTGTCCCTGCGCATAGATGAAAAAATGGCTGAAAGATCACTCTATGACTACTACGACATGATCAGATGGGTTCTGGATAAATTTAAAATGGATGATGCTTTTTTGGCAAGTTATCAGGAACAGTTTCTCTACATTTTGGTAGATGAGTATCAGGATACGAATGGAAGTCAGAATGATTTACTCTATTCATTATTGTCATTCGATCAACAACCCAACATTTTTGTAGTGGGTGATGATGATCAGGCGATCTTTAGGTTTCAGGGAGCCAAAATGGACAATATGCTGGAATTCAAAGATAAATTCCATCCTAAGCTGATCGTCCTCGAAGACAATTATCGATCGACTCAAGCTGTCTTGGATGCTGCAAAGTTGCTCATAACACCCAACAGGAAAAGGTTAATCAACCAAATCCCTCACCTTAGTAAAAACTTAAAATCCAGGGGTGAAGGATTGGCAGGAGGGCCCCGGGTCAATTTGACTTCTTATTCCTCACCAGATATTGAAATGGTGGAAGTTGTGGATCGGATAGAACGATTGATAGAAGCCGGAACCACTCCTTCAGAAATTGCCGTTCTATTCCGTAAAAATATAGGTGCAGAAAAATATGCTTCTTACATGCAAAGCAGGGAAATTCCTTGTTCAGTAAGTAAGGAACTGAATGTTTTGAAAACATCCCTGATCAAACATATACAGCTAGTTTTAAAATTCATTTTAGAAGAAAGGCGAAATCCACTACAGAATGATGATTTGCTTTATGAGATGATGCATTTTCCCTACTTTAATATCAACCAATATTCCATTTCGAAGTTGGCATGGCATCATCAGAGCTTTAGAATATCATTACAGGGATCAGAAAACAAATCTCCATCAGATCTGCAGAGTATGTTAGTCACTGATTCTACACTCAAGGAAAGCTTGAGTACAGAGAGTATATCAGAGTTTGTGAGCTTTGTACAAATCATGCAGGAGCTTGTGAAGTCATCATTTGACCTCACCTTGCAGATGTTGATTGAAAAAATATTTCACAGTTGTCATATTCTTTCTCACACCATAAAAAGTGAAGATAAATACCTGAGATTGGATATAATGCAGAGCTATTTTGAAATGGTAAAAAATGAATCTGCAAAGAATCCAGACCTTGATTTGGTAGCTTTTTTGCAAATGGTGGAGTTGATGGTGCAACACAATATCACACTGCCATTGCAGTTAGTAATTGGCAATCGGACAGGAGTGCAGTTGTTTACAGTGCACAAGTCCAAGGGTCTCGAATATGAGCAGGTATTTATTCCGGATGTCGTCACTTCAAGTTGGGATAAAGGGCCTGACAAAAAATTCAAACTTCCAAGCGCTTGGTCTTCGCAGCAATCAGCTTCAGTCAAGGAATCAACCGAAGATGAAAAATCTGAAGTTAGAGAAGAAAACCGGAGACTATTTTATGTGGGGATGACACGTGCCAAAAAGGAACTTTACATTTCATATCACCAAGATCATGAATCAAAATCCAAATCCCAGATGTCAGAACTTTTGGTGGATTTGGATGCCTCGGATCATCTTAACAGAAGTATTGTAGACCAGACTACTGAGTTCAAATTGGGACAATTGGTCATTTCTAAATTGTCCGAAGATCTCAAGAAAATAGACCTTTCTGATGAAGTAAAATACAATTCATTCCTTGAAAATTTCAGACTCAGTCCAACATCATTCAATAGCTATATTCGATGTCCGGTATCATTTTATTATGAAAAGGTGTTGAAAATACCTGCAGCCAGAACTGCGGTATTGGGTTATGGTAATGCAGTACATTATGCCTTGGAAATTTATGGAAAGAAATACTTCAAAGAAGGTGTTTTGGATGAAGATCAGCTGCATTCATTTTTTGTCATTGGTATGGAAAAGTATCGTTCACATTTTTCACCAAAAGAATGGGATCATTATCTTGACGAGGGCAAACGAACTTTATTCCCATTTGTAGCATATTATATTGAGGAGTGGAGTCAACAGGAAGAGCGTTTTTTTGAGAAGCCAATTAGCGCAGCTTATTACCAGGGTGTTCCCGTCAGTGGAAAACTAGATCGAATAGATATATTAGGGGATAAGTGTCAGGTCGTGGATTACAAAACGGGTAATTCTTCAAAAGTAAAAGAGAAAACCAGTCCGATCAAGAATAATCTTCCACATGGAGGAGAATATTGGCGGCAAATGATTTTTTATGGATTATTGCTCGACCAATTCAAAGAGTTTTCTGGAAAATACCTTTCTTCAGCATTTTACTTTGTCAATAAAAATAAGGAAGACGAATTTGTGAAGGCAGAAATCATGTTGACATCTTCGGAAAAAGAAATAGTAGGAGCTATGGTTGTGGACGTATACGAAAAAATAAAGAATAAAGTTTTCAATCCAGGTTGCGGTAAGCCGGAATGCAGGTGGTGTCAGTACATAGATTTGGGGGATGCAAAAATTATTAATGAAAATGATTCGGAATTGGATGAGACTTTTGACGAGGATTAATCTAGATCTTCGCCTTTGAGTTTTTCCATATTTTCTGCCACACGCAATGCCTCAATAATTTCTTCAATATTGCCTTCCATGATGTCTGACAGATTATAAAGTGTAAGACCTATACGATGATCAGTTAATCTGTTTTGAGGAAAATTATAAGTCCTGATTTTATCAGAGCGGTCCCCTGATCCAACCAGCGATTTTCTGGCTGCTGCCACGGTATTTTCATATTTTTCTACCTGAGCATCTTTGATTTTTTGTAGTAATCGGCCAAAAGCGATTTCACGATTTTTGTGTTGGCTCCTGCTGTCCATGCTTTCAGCCACCACTCCTGTAGGAATATGCGTAAAACGAACGCCGGACTCCGTTTTGTTAACGTGTTGACCGCCTGCTCCACTGGAGCGAAATGTATCAACTCTGAGATCAGCTTTATTGATGTTTACGTCTTCCATTTCCAGTTTTGGCATGACTACGACAGTTGCTGCGGAGGTATGTACCCTACCTGAAGACTCAGTATCCGGAACGCGTTGGACTCGATGAGCTCCGGATTCAAATTTAAGTTTTCCAAATACATCTTGACCAGAAATGTCCAGAACGATTTTATTATACCCTCCTACACTTCCAAGATTTTCGTACAGCACCTCATAAGTCCAGCCTTGCATATCAAAATACCTGCTGTACATCCGCATCAGGTCTCCAGCAAACAAACTCGCTTCGTTACCTCCGGTGCCCGATCGTATTTCGA from Saprospiraceae bacterium includes these protein-coding regions:
- the prfA gene encoding peptide chain release factor 1, whose translation is MIKRLQAVYERYQYLEERMSDPSIVSDVKEYTKISKDYKDLLPIIKHYEEFKKLENDILGGREMMDSGDPEMADLGQTVLLEAKDRQSVLEDELKLMLVPKDPEDSKDVIFEIRSGTGGNEASLFAGDLMRMYSRYFDMQGWTYEVLYENLGSVGGYNKIVLDISGQDVFGKLKFESGAHRVQRVPDTESSGRVHTSAATVVVMPKLEMEDVNINKADLRVDTFRSSGAGGQHVNKTESGVRFTHIPTGVVAESMDSRSQHKNREIAFGRLLQKIKDAQVEKYENTVAAARKSLVGSGDRSDKIRTYNFPQNRLTDHRIGLTLYNLSDIMEGNIEEIIEALRVAENMEKLKGEDLD
- a CDS encoding T9SS type A sorting domain-containing protein produces the protein MDTFICDNGGFEQDFLYYQGRAATNTSGSKTCTPLNSGNPSVYYNVSLPYYRRFEIVSGGTDPLIGIPRTKFGSKSLMLNNRYGNLDQCDGDKDVNRIQKRFRVTEENRHFAVWFAAILENPDGHGDSQPWFSISCDLVPEQTLCFDADMLECDNIRTDTLCNFEKIDTVDWTCHKINIPQSAVGQIATLSIIAADCGCGAHFGYAYVDGICEDCSISSFGTNILYDHSLNSSGLGIDKYSCYGDTIRICGTFLLPSICGNWIIDTMYVPGFNISNYSINYINNTYCFDIPISNFVVGQCRDLYTVFVYESNGVSLPPVNSNAVEICYDDFIAFGVSHAIGQCQNNNTTNLMSDDYYYVQLDMINIGSHSYIIQRQLNNPYPNEPGPYTLKTGNGSAVINLGPFIIQEGPWTLTVNVDGCLFSFQITPPAFCSALCQDFNNLSIRNVTCYPNNTWTFDLTVPTGGPYMVTDLSNNSFTNCSSGAIPCTINGGNIGTECKNYKIEFINNGCDIAVLINVCPPKPCSASCGLEVYRKDLYCNEEGNLYYFTLDVKSTGNFLCYKTMPGGVMGPLPSGPLGPYSSDITLTVYECNNAACNCPAPSCFKTIFIPKPDCSRLNYRSKKQKTNLNTVDLLVFPNPSNTGIITLQSSHENIKFELFSIDQKLILPHQKIEQRKELDLRHLPSGLYFIKYFTPGGKMKVVKFILQH
- a CDS encoding ATP-dependent helicase, whose protein sequence is MDLFSVSDRALNKVKFDKAYTRLNPRQREAVESIEGPVMVIAGPGTGKTQILSVRIGNILRKTDTDPRSILCLTYTDSGAMNMRQRLLEFIGSDAYSVGIFTFHSFCNKIIKDHPDEFRIRDGQEKVSDLEYAELLEEIFDELSPEDILYHSQQFNQNNIYRLKQFHELRKKENWDPNDIIALLDEEEKNAPDDPQFQYQINRKPFKIGDLNVNKLNKARASWERTRSFCRLSLRIDEKMAERSLYDYYDMIRWVLDKFKMDDAFLASYQEQFLYILVDEYQDTNGSQNDLLYSLLSFDQQPNIFVVGDDDQAIFRFQGAKMDNMLEFKDKFHPKLIVLEDNYRSTQAVLDAAKLLITPNRKRLINQIPHLSKNLKSRGEGLAGGPRVNLTSYSSPDIEMVEVVDRIERLIEAGTTPSEIAVLFRKNIGAEKYASYMQSREIPCSVSKELNVLKTSLIKHIQLVLKFILEERRNPLQNDDLLYEMMHFPYFNINQYSISKLAWHHQSFRISLQGSENKSPSDLQSMLVTDSTLKESLSTESISEFVSFVQIMQELVKSSFDLTLQMLIEKIFHSCHILSHTIKSEDKYLRLDIMQSYFEMVKNESAKNPDLDLVAFLQMVELMVQHNITLPLQLVIGNRTGVQLFTVHKSKGLEYEQVFIPDVVTSSWDKGPDKKFKLPSAWSSQQSASVKESTEDEKSEVREENRRLFYVGMTRAKKELYISYHQDHESKSKSQMSELLVDLDASDHLNRSIVDQTTEFKLGQLVISKLSEDLKKIDLSDEVKYNSFLENFRLSPTSFNSYIRCPVSFYYEKVLKIPAARTAVLGYGNAVHYALEIYGKKYFKEGVLDEDQLHSFFVIGMEKYRSHFSPKEWDHYLDEGKRTLFPFVAYYIEEWSQQEERFFEKPISAAYYQGVPVSGKLDRIDILGDKCQVVDYKTGNSSKVKEKTSPIKNNLPHGGEYWRQMIFYGLLLDQFKEFSGKYLSSAFYFVNKNKEDEFVKAEIMLTSSEKEIVGAMVVDVYEKIKNKVFNPGCGKPECRWCQYIDLGDAKIINENDSELDETFDED